Proteins from a genomic interval of Toxoplasma gondii ME49 chromosome Ia, whole genome shotgun sequence:
- a CDS encoding hypothetical protein (encoded by transcript TGME49_294410~Signal peptide predicted by SignalP 2.0 HMM (probability 0.995) with cleavage site probability 0.650 at residue 44) — translation MVCAAPSSRRCRSSFPSWSPGASSSMSCVLLLIASAGLSPGAAADEHSTTQWRTEERSLGSQPPLESYFEDSQFSDSSFLHRRHRRASDSEFDDPDDFPLLDKESGGNLQASEPWTTPGKTDAFLYSSAFRYKRLRVSTLTRGRGRLAQIARFVFLATAVLAAATQWRLARGAQWRRFVAKLPKLEEPLGEELAKFRSRALLHAPLTAQVEHLHPNISEQLASATDQKTPASEKAIVTAEPTTSDSETRKRETDNAREHAVAESSVSRSSRVRQLILEGFHVSSERQNALFKPKGLFQDADAPLLYIFFPASRGSLKNVIELQPTSVHVAQTAQQMALALQELRASGVKAPVSLDLSNFEVDDAGRVRLHVLAAVAAAEKEQAKESWQRVFSSFSRFWNAGKLSGTAEPAGRLESGQTEDSHREKSVGEGEKRAREGEKRVGEAETNGGDADAKSGVGEQEEKNGEVETSKSAGLFPKCASRMEQRDVLALGNAFADLAALIRGSREKNATPRGLMGAISLRMLWKVLDKVFPKSWWAKLRSISAGEHRQQREAERLEALAEKILGANSPPSLDAILADELFTRVAVDESGVSSSRSDIEASSPSPQNGEERSSPAVRVDLLPGSSQHAYEKNSQP, via the exons ATGGTGTGCGCTGCCCCGTCCTCCCGCCGCTGTCGCTCCTCTTTCCCGTCCTGGAGTCCCGGAGCCTCTTCGTCCATGTCATGCGTTCTGCTGCTGATTGCCTCTGCCGGTCTTAGCCCCGGGGCAGCCGCCGACGAACACAGCACAACGCAATGGCGCACAGAAGAGCGTTCATTGGGGTCGCAGCCGCCTCTGGAAAGCTACTTCGAGGACTCGCAGTTCTCAGattcctcgtttctccaccGCAGACACAGGCGTGCATCTGATAGCGAGTTTGACGATCCCGATgacttccctcttctcgacAAG GAATCGGGGGGAAATCTGCAAGCTTCAGAACCCTGGACGACTCCCGGCAAGACGGATGCTTTTCTCTActcctctgcttttcgctACAAGCGGCTGCGTGTCTCTACCCTCACCCGTGGTCGAGGAAGACTTGC GCAAATTGCTCGCTTTGTTTTCCTGGCGACTGCCGTCTTGGCAGCTGCGACGCAGTGGA GACTGGCCCGCGGTGCGCAGTGGCGGCGCTTCGTCGCGAAGTTGCCGAAGCTGGAGGAGCCTCTGGGCGAAGAGTTGGCCAAGTTCCGTTCCCGcgctctgctgcatgcacccctGACTGCGCAGGTGGAGCACCTGCACCCGAACATCAGCGAGCAACTCGCCTCTGCCACAGATCAGAAGACTCCCGCCAGCGAGAAAGCAATTGTCACCGCAGAGCCGACGACTTCAGACTCGGAGACAcgcaagcgagagacagacaacgcGAGGGAGCATGCGGTGGCAGAGTCTTCTGTTTCACGTTCCTCGAGGGTTAGGCAGTTGATTCTTGAGGGATTCCACGTTTCTTCGGAGCGGCAAAACGCCCTCTTTAAACCCAAAGGTCTCTTCCAGGACGCAGACGCTCCGCTTCTGTATATTTTCTTTCCGGCATCAAGGGGGTCGCTGAAGAACGTGATTGAACTCCAGCCGACTTCTGTGCACGTGGCGCAGACAGCTCAGCAGATGGCGCTTGCCCTGCAGGAACTGCGGGCTTCAGGAGTAAAggctccggtgtctctggaTCTCTCGAATTTTGAGGTTGACGACGCAGGCCGCGTTCGCCTGCATGTGCTCGCGGCAGTGGCTGCTGCTGAGAAGGAGCAGGCGAAAGAGTCATGGcagcgcgtcttctcttcgttttcgcgaTTCTGGAACGCGGGGAAGCTCAGCGGCACAGCCGAGCCGGCGGGAAGACTCGAGAGCGGCCAGACGGAAGAttcacacagagagaagagcgttggagagggcgagaagagagccagagaaggcgagaagagagtcggAGAAGCGGAAACAAACGGGGGAGACGCGGACGCGAAAAGCGGCGTTGGTgaacaggaggagaagaacggggAGGTAGAAACTTCAAAGTCTGCTGGACTTTTTCCGAAATGTGCATCGCGCATGGAGCAGCGGGACGTTCTCGCTCTGGGGAACGCGTTTGCTGACTTGGCTGCGCTGATCCGTgggtcgagagagaaaaacgcaactCCCCGAGGACTCATGGGAGCAATCTCTCTGAGGATGCTCTGGAAAGTGCTCGACAAAGTGTTTCCGAAGAGTTGGTGGGCCAAGCTGCGTTCAATCTCCGCAGGAGAACACAGGCAGCAACGCGAGGCAGAGCGCCTGGAGGCTCTAGCGGAGAAGATCCTCGGTGCAAATTCGCCGCCGAGCTTGGATGCTATCCTTGCAGACGAACTCTTCACCCGCGTCGCCGTAGATGAGTCCGGAGTTAGTTCTTCCCGATCCGACATCGAGGCCAGTTCTCCCAGCCCccaaaacggagaagaacggagtTCACCAGCTGTGCGGGTGGACCTCTTGCCCGGCTCGTCACAGCACGCGTACGAGAAGAACTCACAACCGTGA